A stretch of the Candidatus Omnitrophota bacterium genome encodes the following:
- a CDS encoding DUF1829 domain-containing protein has translation MIEEIRQLIHDYINWLKDKTLLREVGSSWVEITTPCLDRHNDYIQIYVKKEGHGYLLTDDRYTITDLEQSGCNLDSPKRKDLLKVTLNGFGVANKEGELLVHASADNFALRKHNLIQAIMAVNDLFYLAAPTIASVFYEDVQGWLDLNEVRYTSKVKFTGKSSFDHLFDFVIPSSRKQPERLLRAVNRPNKETVQLLTFSWIDIKEVRPQGSRIYAFLNDREREISEGVVDALRNYDINPVLWSQREDYREQLAA, from the coding sequence ATGATTGAGGAAATCAGACAGCTTATTCACGATTACATCAATTGGCTCAAAGACAAAACATTGCTTCGAGAGGTAGGCAGTTCTTGGGTAGAAATTACAACGCCATGCCTTGATCGCCATAATGACTATATCCAGATATACGTCAAAAAGGAGGGTCACGGCTATTTGCTTACGGACGATAGATATACCATAACTGATTTAGAACAGTCTGGATGCAATCTCGACTCGCCAAAACGCAAGGATCTCTTGAAAGTAACTCTTAACGGATTTGGTGTTGCCAACAAAGAAGGTGAGTTGCTTGTCCATGCTTCGGCTGATAATTTTGCCTTGAGAAAGCATAATCTTATTCAGGCCATTATGGCTGTTAATGATCTCTTTTATTTGGCTGCCCCCACCATTGCGAGTGTTTTCTATGAAGACGTTCAGGGATGGCTTGATCTAAATGAGGTGCGGTATACCTCTAAGGTCAAGTTTACTGGTAAATCAAGCTTTGATCACTTGTTTGATTTTGTTATCCCTTCTTCTCGAAAACAACCTGAACGGTTGTTGCGTGCTGTTAATCGCCCAAACAAAGAGACTGTCCAATTACTTACCTTTTCGTGGATTGATATTAAGGAAGTGCGCCCGCAAGGCTCTAGAATTTACGCCTTTCTTAATGATCGGGAGCGTGAAATTTCTGAGGGTGTCGTCGATGCTTTGAGAAATTACGATATAAACCCAGTGCTGTGGAGCCAGCGTGAAGATTATCGAGAGCAGCTTGCGGCCTGA
- a CDS encoding DUF262 domain-containing protein, whose protein sequence is MSELKTCFKRVDYDLSALLHYIDIGDIGLPDIQRPFVWSNAKVRDLFDSMYRGFPVGYLLFWENAQTNGVKQIGLENKRHSIPSRLIVDGQQRLTSLYAVFRGRKVLDQDYREREIEIAFHPQDGKFEVADAAIRRDPEWIPNISELWASGKSSYQMVKGFLQKIGEKSELSGEEEEIISHNLDRLFDLQKYPFTALEIASTVDEEQVADIFVRINSEGVKLNQADFILTLLSVFWDKGRHALEEFCRNSRKPSTSNKGASPFNHFIQPDPDQLLRVSIAFGFSRGRLKSVYQVLRGKDLESGEFSSERREAQFQVLQEAQAKVLDLKNWHQFFSALVGAGFRSGAMVSSKNALLYAYAFYLIGRIRFSVPEHVLQKVIGRWFFFTTLTGRYTSSPETIMDGDLNRLKNIKTDTQFVELLHNMMASDLTNDFWTINLPAKLDSSSARNPELFAYVAAQNRLGAPVLFSHKRVNELIDPTVQTTRKALERHHLFPRAWLERQGIDDLKVINQMANFALLEWPDNLAISDMPPAEYVPEIQRRFASADWLEMQRFHALPEGWENLDYATFLVERRNLMADIIRQGYETLG, encoded by the coding sequence TTGAGTGAACTAAAAACCTGCTTCAAACGTGTAGATTACGATCTATCGGCGCTGCTTCACTACATTGACATTGGTGATATTGGCCTGCCGGATATTCAGCGTCCTTTTGTGTGGTCAAACGCTAAGGTGAGGGATTTGTTTGACTCGATGTATCGGGGTTTTCCGGTCGGTTATCTATTGTTTTGGGAAAACGCCCAGACAAATGGGGTCAAGCAGATCGGTTTGGAGAACAAGCGGCACTCCATTCCTTCTCGGCTGATTGTGGACGGCCAGCAGCGTTTGACATCTTTGTACGCGGTGTTTCGAGGCCGAAAGGTTTTGGATCAAGATTACCGGGAACGTGAAATCGAGATCGCCTTTCACCCTCAGGATGGCAAATTTGAAGTCGCAGATGCGGCTATTCGCCGAGATCCTGAATGGATTCCCAATATCTCAGAGCTTTGGGCATCGGGAAAATCCAGCTATCAAATGGTCAAGGGTTTTCTCCAAAAGATTGGGGAAAAGTCCGAATTAAGCGGCGAGGAAGAAGAAATTATCAGCCACAACTTGGATCGCCTTTTCGATCTGCAAAAGTACCCTTTCACAGCCCTTGAAATAGCATCGACAGTTGATGAAGAGCAGGTGGCTGATATTTTCGTTCGTATCAACAGCGAAGGCGTGAAGCTCAACCAGGCTGATTTTATTTTGACACTGCTTTCGGTTTTTTGGGACAAAGGCCGTCATGCTTTGGAGGAATTTTGCCGCAATTCAAGGAAACCGTCCACATCGAATAAGGGCGCCTCGCCGTTTAATCACTTTATTCAGCCAGACCCAGACCAGCTCTTGCGTGTCTCGATTGCTTTTGGATTCAGTCGAGGGCGTCTGAAAAGTGTTTACCAGGTACTCCGGGGGAAGGACTTAGAATCCGGCGAGTTTTCGTCCGAAAGGCGAGAGGCTCAGTTCCAAGTCTTGCAAGAAGCCCAGGCTAAAGTGCTGGATTTAAAAAATTGGCATCAGTTTTTTAGCGCTCTGGTAGGAGCAGGATTTCGCAGTGGAGCCATGGTTTCTTCCAAAAACGCGCTTCTTTATGCCTATGCTTTTTACCTAATCGGCCGGATAAGGTTCTCCGTACCTGAGCATGTCCTCCAGAAGGTGATTGGCCGCTGGTTCTTTTTTACAACTCTGACGGGCCGGTATACAAGCTCGCCGGAAACCATTATGGACGGGGATTTAAACAGGCTTAAAAACATCAAGACAGACACTCAGTTTGTGGAATTACTTCACAATATGATGGCTTCTGATTTGACCAACGATTTCTGGACGATCAACCTTCCGGCAAAGCTTGACTCATCCTCAGCACGCAACCCTGAACTGTTCGCTTATGTTGCAGCGCAAAATCGGTTGGGTGCGCCTGTATTATTTTCACATAAACGGGTGAACGAGTTGATTGATCCCACTGTGCAAACTACGAGAAAAGCTTTAGAGCGCCATCATCTTTTCCCGAGAGCTTGGCTGGAGAGACAGGGGATTGATGATCTCAAGGTGATCAATCAAATGGCAAATTTCGCACTCCTTGAATGGCCGGACAATCTGGCGATTAGCGATATGCCCCCTGCTGAATACGTGCCAGAAATCCAGAGGCGGTTTGCATCTGCAGATTGGCTAGAAATGCAAAGATTCCACGCTCTTCCGGAGGGATGGGAGAATCTAGATTACGCGACTTTCTTGGTTGAACGTCGCAATTTGATGGCAGACATTATCCGCCAAGGATATGAAACACTTGGATAG